The Callithrix jacchus isolate 240 chromosome X, calJac240_pri, whole genome shotgun sequence genome contains a region encoding:
- the TLR8 gene encoding toll-like receptor 8 isoform X1, producing MENMFLQPSMLTCLFLLISGSYELFAEENYSRSYPCDEKKKNGSVIAECSNRRLHEVPQTVGKYVTELDLSDNFITHITNESFQGLQNVTKINLNHNLNVQHQDRNPGIQSNVLNITDGAFLNLKNLRELLLEDNQLPQIPSGLPESLTELSLIQNNIYNITKEGISRLIHLESLYLAWNCYFNKVCNKTNIEDGVFETLTNLQVLSLSFNCLSHVPPKLPSSLRKLYLSNTQIKNISEEDFKGLTNLTLLDLSGNCPRCFNAPFPCVPCHGGVSINIHSFAFQNLTQLRYLNLSSTSLRKIDAAWFKNMPYLRVLDLEFNYLMKEIASGAFLTMLPRLEILDLSFNYEKGSYPQHINISKNFSKLLSLRALHLRGYVFQELRKEDFQPLMELQNLSTINLGINFIKQIDFTLFKNFPKLKIIYLSENRISPLVKDTRQSYANSSSFQRHIVKRRSTDFEFDPHSNFYHFTRPLIKPQCTAYGKALDLSLNSIFFIGPNQFEDLPDIACLNLSANSNAQVLSGTEFSAVPHVKYLDLTNNRLDFDNASALTELSDLEVLDLSYNSHYFRIAGVTHHLEFIQNFTNLKVLNLSHNNIYTLTDKYNLESKSLVELVFSDNRLDILWNGDDNRYISIFKGLTNLTRLDLSYNRLKHIPNEAFLNLPASLTELHINNNILNFFNWTLLQQFPCLKLLDLRRNKLFFLTDSLSDFTSSLQTLLLSYNKISHLPSGFLSEVSSLAHIDLSHNQLKMINQSALETKTTTNLSILELQGNPFECTCDIGDFRRWMDEHLNVTIPRLVDVTCASPGDQRGKSIVNLELTTCVSDVTAVILFFFTFFITTMVMLAALAHHLFYWDVWFIYNVCLAKVNGYRSLSTSQTFYDAYISYDTKDASVTDWVINELRYHLEESQDKNVLLCLEERDWDPGLAIIDNLMQSINQSKKTVFVLTKKYAKSWNFKTAFYLALQRLMEENMDVIIFILLEPVLQHSQYLRLRQRICKSSILQWPDNPKAEGLFWQTLRNVVLTENDSRYNNMYVDSIKQY from the exons ATG GAAAACATGTTTCTTCAGCCATCAATGCTGACCTGCCTTTTCCTGCTAATATCTGGTTCCTATGAGTTATTTGCTGAAGAAAATTATTCTAGAAGCTATCCTtgtgatgagaaaaagaaaaatggctctgttATTGCAGAGTGCAGCAATCGTCGACTACATGAAGTTCCCCAAACGGTGGGCAAATATGTGACAGAACTAGATCTGTCTGATAATTTCATCACACACATAACGAATGAATCATTTCAAGGGCTGCAAAACGTCACTAAAATAAATCTAAACCACAACCTCAATGTACAGCACCAGGACAGAAATCCTGGTATACAGTCAAATGTCTTGAATATTACAGATGGGGCATTCCTCAACCTAAAAAACCTAAGGGAGTTACTGCTTGAAGACAACCAATTACCCCAAATACCCTCTGGTTTGCCAGAGTCTTTGACAGAACTTAGTCTAATTCAAAACAATATATACAACATAACCAAAGAGGGCATTTCGAGACTTATACACTTGGAAAGTCTCTATTTGGCCTGGAACTGCTATTTTAACAAAGTTTGTAATAAAACTAACATAGAAGATGGAGTATTTGAAACGCTGACAAATTTGCAGGTGCTATCACTGTCTTTCAATTGTCTTTCCCATGTGCCACCCAAACTGCCAAGTTCCCTACGCAAACTTTATTTGAGCAACACCCAGATCAAAAACATTAGTGAAGAAGATTTCAAGGGACTGACAAATTTGACATTACTAGATTTAAGCGGGAACTGTCCAAGGTGCTTCAATGCCCCATTTCCATGCGTGCCTTGTCATGGGGGCGTTTCAATTAATATAcatagttttgcttttcaaaacTTGACCCAACTTCGATACCTAAACCTGTCTAGCACTTCCCTCAGGAAGATTGATGCTGCCTGGTTTAAAAATATGCCTTATCTGAGGGTGCTGGATCTTGAATTCAACtatttaatgaaagaaatagCCTCTGGGGCGTTTTTAACGATGCTGCCCCGCTTAGAAATACTTGACTTGTCTTTTAACTATGAAAAGGGGAGTTATCCACAGCACATTAATATTTCCAAAAACTTCTCTAAACTTTTGTCTCTACGGGCATTGCATTTAAGAGGTTATGTGTTCCAGGAACTCAGAAAAGAAGATTTCCAGCCCCTGATGGAGCTTCAAAACTTATCGACTATCAACTTGGGTATTAATTTTATTAAGCAAATCGATTTCACCCTTTTCAAAAATTTCCCCAAACTGAAAATCATTTACTTGTCAGAAAACAGAATATCACCATTGGTAAAAGATACCAGGCAGAGTTATGCAAATAGTTCCTCTTTTCAACGTCATATCGTGAAACGACGCTCAACAGATTTTGAGTTTGACCCACATTCGAATTTTTATCATTTCACCCGACCTTTAATAAAGCCACAATGTACTGCTTATGGCAAAGCCTTAGATTTAAGCCTCAACTCTATTTTCTTCATTGGGCCAAACCAATTTGAAGATCTTCCTGACATTGCCTGTTTAAATCTGTCTGCAAATAGCAATGCTCAAGTGTTAAGTGGAACCGAATTTTCAGCCGTGCCTCATGTCAAGTATTTGGATTTGACAAACAATAGACTAGACTTCGATAATGCTAGCGCTCTTACTGAACTGTCTGACTTGGAAGTTCTAGATCTCAGTTATAATTCACACTATTTCCGAATAGCAGGGGTAACACATCATCTagaatttattcaaaattttacaAATCTTAAAGTTTTAAACTTGAGCCACAACAACATTTATACTTTAACAGATAAGTACAATCTGGAAAGCAAGTCCCTGGTAGAATTAGTTTTCAGTGACAATCGCCTTGACATTTTGTGGAATGGTGATGATAACAGATATATCTCCATTTTCAAAGGTCTCACAAATCTGACACGACTTGATTTATCCTATAATAGGCTCAAGCATATCCCGAATGAAGCATTCCTTAATTTGCCAGCTAGTCTCACCgaattacatataaataataatatattaaatttttttaactggaCATTACTCCAGCAGTTTCCTTGTCTCAAGTTGCTTGACTTACGTAGaaacaaattattctttttaactgATAGCCTATCTGATTTTACATCTTCCCTTCAGACACTGCTGCTGAGTTATAACAAGATTTCCCACCTGCCCTCTGGCTTTCTTTCTGAAGTCAGTAGTCTGGCACACATCGATTTAAGTCACAACCAGCTAAAAATGATCAACCAATCTGCACTTGAAACTAAGACCACcaccaatttatctattttggaaCTACAAGGAAACCCCTTTGAATGCACCTGTGACATTGGAGATTTCcgaagatggatggatgaacatcTGAATGTCACAATTCCCAGACTGGTAGATGTCACTTGTGCCAGTCCTGGGGATCAAAGAGGGAAGAGTATTGTGAATCTGGAGCTAACAACTTGTGTTTCAGATGTCACTGCAgtgatattatttttcttcacctTCTTTATAACCACCATGGTTATGTTGGCTGCCCTGGCTCACCATTTATTTTACTGGGATGTCTGGTTTATCTATAATGTGTGTTTAGCTAAGGTAAACGGCTACAGGTCTCTTTCCACATCCCAAACTTTCTATGATGCTTACATTTCTTATGACACCAAAGATGCCTCTGTTACCGACTGGGTGATAAACGAGCTGCGCTACCACCTGGAAGAGAGTCAAGACAAAAACGTTCTCCTTTGTCTAGAGGAGAGGGATTGGGACCCGGGATTGGCCATCATCGACAACCTCATGCAGAGCATCAATCAAAGCAAGAAAACAGtatttgttttaacaaaaaaatatgcaaaaagctGGAACTTTAAAACAGCTTTTTACTTGGCTTTGCAGAGGCTAATGGAAGAGAACATGGATGTGATTATATTTATCCTGCTGGAGCCAGTGTTACAGCATTCTCAGTATTTGAGGCTCAGGCAGCGGATCTGTAAGAGCTCCATCCTCCAGTGGCCTGACAACCCAAAGGCAGAAGGCTTGTTTTGGCAAACTCTGAGAAATGTGGTCTTAACTGAAAATGATTCACGGTATAACAATATGTATGTTGATTCCATTAAGCAATACTAA
- the TLR8 gene encoding toll-like receptor 8 isoform X2, which yields MENMFLQPSMLTCLFLLISGSYELFAEENYSRSYPCDEKKKNGSVIAECSNRRLHEVPQTTLLLSYNKISHLPSGFLSEVSSLAHIDLSHNQLKMINQSALETKTTTNLSILELQGNPFECTCDIGDFRRWMDEHLNVTIPRLVDVTCASPGDQRGKSIVNLELTTCVSDVTAVILFFFTFFITTMVMLAALAHHLFYWDVWFIYNVCLAKVNGYRSLSTSQTFYDAYISYDTKDASVTDWVINELRYHLEESQDKNVLLCLEERDWDPGLAIIDNLMQSINQSKKTVFVLTKKYAKSWNFKTAFYLALQRLMEENMDVIIFILLEPVLQHSQYLRLRQRICKSSILQWPDNPKAEGLFWQTLRNVVLTENDSRYNNMYVDSIKQY from the exons ATG GAAAACATGTTTCTTCAGCCATCAATGCTGACCTGCCTTTTCCTGCTAATATCTGGTTCCTATGAGTTATTTGCTGAAGAAAATTATTCTAGAAGCTATCCTtgtgatgagaaaaagaaaaatggctctgttATTGCAGAGTGCAGCAATCGTCGACTACATGAAGTTCCCCAAACG ACACTGCTGCTGAGTTATAACAAGATTTCCCACCTGCCCTCTGGCTTTCTTTCTGAAGTCAGTAGTCTGGCACACATCGATTTAAGTCACAACCAGCTAAAAATGATCAACCAATCTGCACTTGAAACTAAGACCACcaccaatttatctattttggaaCTACAAGGAAACCCCTTTGAATGCACCTGTGACATTGGAGATTTCcgaagatggatggatgaacatcTGAATGTCACAATTCCCAGACTGGTAGATGTCACTTGTGCCAGTCCTGGGGATCAAAGAGGGAAGAGTATTGTGAATCTGGAGCTAACAACTTGTGTTTCAGATGTCACTGCAgtgatattatttttcttcacctTCTTTATAACCACCATGGTTATGTTGGCTGCCCTGGCTCACCATTTATTTTACTGGGATGTCTGGTTTATCTATAATGTGTGTTTAGCTAAGGTAAACGGCTACAGGTCTCTTTCCACATCCCAAACTTTCTATGATGCTTACATTTCTTATGACACCAAAGATGCCTCTGTTACCGACTGGGTGATAAACGAGCTGCGCTACCACCTGGAAGAGAGTCAAGACAAAAACGTTCTCCTTTGTCTAGAGGAGAGGGATTGGGACCCGGGATTGGCCATCATCGACAACCTCATGCAGAGCATCAATCAAAGCAAGAAAACAGtatttgttttaacaaaaaaatatgcaaaaagctGGAACTTTAAAACAGCTTTTTACTTGGCTTTGCAGAGGCTAATGGAAGAGAACATGGATGTGATTATATTTATCCTGCTGGAGCCAGTGTTACAGCATTCTCAGTATTTGAGGCTCAGGCAGCGGATCTGTAAGAGCTCCATCCTCCAGTGGCCTGACAACCCAAAGGCAGAAGGCTTGTTTTGGCAAACTCTGAGAAATGTGGTCTTAACTGAAAATGATTCACGGTATAACAATATGTATGTTGATTCCATTAAGCAATACTAA